The genomic segment GGAAGAGAGGTGCCTTCAATGCCTTCAAAACGATCTGCGCCCCCGTCTTGACGTCGCCCTCCAGCTTGGCGACAAATCCCTCCAGAGCGCCGGAGCAGTTGATCGGAGCGACGCCGCCGCCGGCTACGATACCTTCCTCGACGGCCGCCCGGGTCGCGTTCAGCGCGTCCTCAATGCGGTGCTTCAGCTCTTTCTGCTCGGTCTCCGTTGCAGAACCCACCTGGATCACAGCCACGCCGCCCACCAGTTTCGCCAAACGCTCCTGGAGCTTCTCTTTGTCGTAGTCGGAGGTGGAGTCTTCGATTTCTTTCTTGATCTGAGAAGCGCGTTTACGGATCTCATCAGGATTGCCCGCGCCCTGAGTGATGGTCGTGTCCTCTTTGGTGATGCGGACCTTCTTGGCCTTGCCCAGCATGGAAAGCTCGGTATTCTCGAACTTCAGGCCCACTTCCTCGCTGATGACCTGACCGCCGGTAACGATGGCGATGTCGGCCAGCATAGCCTTACGACGGTCGCCGAACCCAGGCGCTTTGACGGCCACTACCTGCATGACGCCGCGCAGTTTGTTGACCACCAATGTGGCCAGGGCCTCGCCCTCCACGTCTTCGGCGATGATCACCAGGGGCTTGCCAGTCTGGACAACCTTTTCTAAAACGGGCAGCAGGTCTTTAATATTGCTGATCTTGCCGTCGTGGATGAGGATGTAGGCATCGTCGAAACTGGTCTCCATGCGCTCGCCATCGGTGACCATGTAGGGGCTGATGTAACCCTTGTCGAACTGCAATCCCTCGACCATCTCCAGGGTGGTACCTACGGTCTGGCTGTCCTCCACGGTGATGACGCCCTCTTCGCCCACCTTCGCCATGGCCTCGGAGATCAACGCCCCCACGCCGGCGTCGTTGGCGGAGATAGCGGCGACCTGAGCAATTTTTTCTTTTTCTTTGACGGGAATGGATTTCTTTTTCAGCTCTTCCACGACGAAGTCGATGGCCTTTTCAATGCCAGACCGCATCTGCATTCCGTTGGCGCCTGCGGCCACGTTCTTCATACCCTCACGAATAATGGCCCGAGAGAAAATGGTAGCGGTGGTGGTGCCGTCTCCGGCGATGTCGTTAGTCTTGGAGGCGACTTCTTTCAACAACTGGGCTCCCGCGTTCTCAAAGGGATCTTCCAGCTCGATTTCCTTGGCGATGGTAACGCCGTCATTGGTGATGGTGGGGGAACCGAATTTCTTTTCAAGCACAACGTTGCGACCCTTGGGTCCTAACGTCACACCCACCGTGTCCGCGACTTTATCGATCCCGCGAAGCATAGCGCGGCGGGCGTCCTCACTGAAAGCAAGAATTTTAGCCATAGTATATAATCCTCCTCTAAGCTGACTCTTAGATTACTTCTCGATGATAGCGAGCACGTCCCGCTCGCTGAAGATGACGTACTCCTCGCTGTCGATCTTGACCTCAGTACCCGCGTACTTGCTGAAGATAATTCGGTCGCCGACCTTTACCTCAATAGGCAACTTCTGACCATTGTCCAGCACCTTACCTGAACCGATGGCCATAACCTCGCCCTCGGTAGGCTTTTCTTTAGCCGTATCGGGTAGAACGATGCCGCCCTTTGTCTTTTCCTCACGGCTGAGAACTTTGACTACAATTCTGTCTCCAAGCGGTTTGAGATTCATAAACAATCCCTCCTGATATTTTAATGTTAGCAGTCTTTGTTAAAGAGTGCTAATCATTTTCACAAGTGGAATAATAGCTTTTTACTCCTTCGAGTTCAATAGGTGGAAATACGTAAGTTCTGTTCATGGATTCTGCCCGGATCAAATGATAGAATAGATGCTGGAAAGCTTTTTTATCTGTAAAGTCTTTCGTTAAGCTACTTTAAAGTTATGGAGGCGAGTTTCGGCGACTGTGGCGGAATCTCGCAATTGGAGATGGAGGGATTGAGATGAGATTTTTCCTGATGGGTCTTGTTTCTTGGACATCTTTCGCCTGCCTCTTTTTATTGTGCCTCCGACGTCAAAGCATCGTTGACGGGAAAGGCATGTGGCGTAAAAGACCTTGGCATGAACGAAGCTATCGAGTTCCAATTTCGTCCGGTTTTCAATCCGACGGTTTTCAATCCGATCTTCAATGCTTCAATCCGAAATGCTTTAATCCGACCGATCTTCAAAAGGAAGTCGTGGACCTTCGGAAAGCTAAAAACGACATCGAACGCGAAATGGAAGCGCTTCGCTCCAAAATCGAGATTTTGGAGGCGTCCCATTCCGGTTTTGTAGTTGTTCAAGCTCAACGGGATGGAGCCCGTTCGGCGAGTGTTGAAGGCTCGAATCCCCAAGCCGAGGTTTCAAAAGGAGAGAAGAAAGAGAAGAATATGAAAGTCGTGTCTATCATCAACTATAAGGGCGGCGTGGGAAAGACCACGATTACCTCCAACATCGCGACATATGCCGCCTCCAAGGGAAAACGGGTACTCATGATTGATCTAGACCCCCAGACGAACCTGACGCTTTCGTTCATGACAAACGAAAAGTGGATCGAGAGTTATGCCGAGGAAAAGACCCTCAGAAATTTCTTCTGTCCTATCCTCAACGGTACGGGACCGACGACGCCTTTGAGTTCTTTGGTCATTCCTCTGAAGATCGAGGACGTCGACCTGAGTCTCATCAGTTCCCATCTGGAACTTATTAGCGTCGATACAGACCTGGCGATGTGTCTGGGAGGAGGAAACGAGCAAATTCTCAAGTATAATTTCCTGACCGTGCATAACTACCTCCGAAACGCCATCAGAACGCTGGAAGGAGATTACGACATGGTTTTGATCGACTGTCCTCCAAGCTTCAATACCGTCGTCAAGAACGCGCTTACCGCAAGCGACTTTTACCTTGTTCCCGCCAAGATGGATTACCTTTCAACCTTGGGCATAGAGCAGCTCCATCGGAACTCCAATCTTTACGTTGAAAAGCACAATCAATTCGTGGAGGAGGTGGGAAAGCCTTTCACGAACATTTTCCCCAAGACCCTCGGTGTCGTTCCCACCATGCTGTCGTTGTACGGCAGATCCCCCATCGCTTCAAATCAACTCTACCTAGGCCAAGTGGCGCAGAGGGGATACCACCTTTTCCCAGGTTTGAGGGAAAACACCAATATCTACGCGCCGGCCCCCAACGATGGTATTCCCGTATACCTCACTCACAGCGCCAGCAGCGCTTTGCCCGGCATTATCGCGGAAATAGCGGATCTCTCCGAGGAATTTATCGCGAAGGCGGGTCTATAAGGCGTGGAATCAAAAAAAATTATTGACGCGATAAAAAAAATATTGACCGACTTGAGCAAGCTCGACGAGCAGCAACTGGAGCAAATCATCGATGGCAGCATGAAGTTCAAATGCGAATTTCCCAAGGCAAGAGGTACTGACAAGACCAATGGATCTTCCGCGACTTCCGTTTTCGCGCCCGCGTTTAAGGAGTACAAAACGGCGCTTTTCTCCTGTACGAGCAGAACCGATGCCACAAAGTACCTGAGTGGACTCAAAATGAAGGTTTCCGACCTCAAACAGTTCGCGAAATACTTAAACCTGAAGGTCCCCGCAAGCGGAAAGGATGCCATTCTGAAGGCCGTCGTCGACCAAACGGTGGGCTTTCGATTGGATTCTCAGGCCGTTTTCCGCACATGATGACGTGTCTTCATCCTTAGTTTTAGATCCTTAGTTTTGAATCCTTAGTTTTGGATCCTTAGTTTTGGATGTTATAATTTCATGATTTCCGCGTATACGTCGACAATAAGAAAGGTTGTGTCGGAGAAAATTGTCAGAGAAGAATTTCGGCGACGCTTTTCATGATAGGAATATCGTTAGGAATATCGTGTTGATGCGCCACGGGCGAACGGACTGGAACGACGCTCACAGATTTCAGGGGCGTACCGACATACCTCTCAACGACAAGGGCCTAGCTCAAGCGGAAAAAACAGCGGACCGCCTGGCCAAGTGGCCGGTGGACGCAGTGTACACCAGCCCTATGATTCGGGCCTGTCAAACGGCTCAGCCTATCGCTAACCGCCACGGGCGGAAGCCTATTGTCCTCAATGACTTGGTGGAGGTGGACTTCGGCCCTTGGGAAAATCAGAGTTTTGAAAACATCCGATGTCAATATCCCGATCTCATGAGAAAATGGATGAAAGATCCTTTTTTCCGCGCGCCAGAGGGGGCCGAAACCTGGGAGTCCATCCGGATCCGGGCCGAACGAGCGATAGAGGTCGTTTTACGTGAGGAAGGAAAACGCGTTGTCGTCGTATCCCACGGTGGCATTATGAGGGCGTTGTTTTCGGTGTTATTGGGCCTGGACCCCCACGTCGTGTGGAACATCAAAGCGTCCAACTGCGCTTTGAACGGCATTGAGGTGCGAAAAGATCAGACTCTTCTGGCTTTTTCCAACGACGAACTTCACCTAAAGGAAGAGCTGACGGATATCACCCTACCTGTATGGTAAAATTACTATGGTTGTAAATATTCTCAGAGTGGGGGCATCCACTCTTAAAGGAGAAGACGTAAGACCGGTTTTAGTCAGCTGTCTTTGTCGATCTTAGAATCCCATGACTTTAGTCGTGGGAGTATGTCAAGGAATCGAAAAGGAAGATAGGAGGGCGGCATGGAGCGGGAAAGGGAAAAAGCGCTTTGGTCGCTCTGCCGGGAGGGTAGCCCGGAGGCCAGAGAAGAGCTCATCATCGCTTATCGCCCTCTGGTTTTCTGGTTGGCGGGTAAATTCAAAGTCTACCCTGCTCTGCGGCAGGATGTGGTTCAGGAAGGAATGCTGGCCTTGATCTCCGCGGTGGACCGTTTCGCTCCAGAGCGAGACCTGCGTTTTACTACTTATGCCTATCACCGGATCCGAGGGCAGATGATCAATCTGCTGGACCGATCGGAGCGCCGTGCCCCTATTCCTGTGGACGACGATCAATTGTTTGTCGAGCAGCCTGAGCTACCGGATGAAGAATGGGTGGACGTAGCCGAGAGCATCGACCACCTAGAGGGAAAAGAAGCCCTAGTGGTTTCCGCTCTCTTTTTCGAGGGCAAGCATCCTTCGGAAGTGGCTGACGAACAGAAAATCGACGTTTCCCATGTGTACCGTTTAAGGCGAAACGCCGTGACAAAGATCCGGGCGTGGCTCGGACTTGCCGCTTCCCAAACGCCATAAAAAACGTCTTCCCTGGGATAACATAACAAAATGAGGAAAACGCTTGTCGCGATGTGGGAGGCGAACTTTGTGGAAAAACGCATAGCCGGTATCGCTCGGTGGCTTGATCGGTGTTTGAAGGCGTATAAAACTGGCGCTTTGGAGAGCGCGTTGATGGATGCGGAATGCGCGCGCGCTGACGTCGAACTGCTCAGGAATGAAGTTTGGGAAAAACTAGAAAAGCAATACACCGTAAGGACACGAAAAAGGGATGCCTGGCTACCGGCCAAAGTGGCTTTTTGGGCCATGACCGTGGTGTTAGCTGCGGCGACTCCTGTGGCTTTGCTTGAAAACGTGCCCCGAGGAGAAAAGGCTCTTTGGACAGGACAGGATTCCCCCTCCCTAGAGTGGGTAACTCCAGATGAAAAAACGCTGTTGAGTAACCTACGTAAACATCTGAGCGACGCCAACTCCTTTGCCTCCGCTCAGCGATCAGAGGAGAAGGAGGAGAAAATAGACTTTAAACCAGTGACGGCAACGGCGGTTGCTATGGGAAAATTCGCAGAGAAACCTGCGGTCATCCTGAAGACGCCAAGCCCGGAACCGACGAAGGACTCTGAAGGTCCGGAGACCCCCAGAATACCCTACGACCGCATTTTGTCGTTGGTGCGGACGGGAGAAAAGGCGATGAAACAACAGGAGTCGATTATTGTAATAGAAAGATAGCTATAGGAACAATGAAAATAGGAACAATGAAAAATGGGGCGACTTTTGCAAAAGATTTTTCGCAAAAGTAAAGGTCTTTACAAAACAAGGTCCTTATAAAAACAAGGTCCTTATAAAAATGTGGTCCTTATAAAAATATGGAAGGGAGCGATGAGCGCGTGACGAGACGTTGGGGAGGATGGCGTTTTGCTGTCCTGTGTTTTGTCTTGTTGACGAGCCACGGCGTCGCGTGGGCGGCCGATTCGCAGGTGGTTTCCGTCGGGGTGAGAGGAAACGAACAAGTGACGTTGGAGTACATTTTAGGCGTGGTGGAGACGAAAGCGGGCGACCCCCTGGACAGGGATAGATTGCAGAGAGATATCGAGGCCATCTACAATCAAGGTTTTTTTTCTTTTGTGGATGTGGACCTGAGCGCAAGCTTGGAAGGAGTGACGGTGGTCTACTCCGTTATGGAAAATCCCGTGGTGGAGGAGATTATTTTTACCGGAAACACCGTCTACAAAAGTGAGGACCTGATGAAGGAGGTTTTCACCCAGAAGGGCGCTGTTTTCAATCGGGTGTTTTTCCGAAACGACCTTGATCGTATTCAAGAAAAATACCACAAAGACGGCTACGTGATGGCGCGCGTGGCGGACGTCAACATTCAGGGCGGCTTCATCGAGGTCCAGATTGTGGAACCTCGGGTGGGCGATATTATCATTCAGGGCAATAGAAAAACGAAAACCTACGTCATTCGTCGGCAGATCAAGATGCAAAAAGGAGATCTCTTCAACGTGATCCAGTTCAGGCATCAGTTAGGGAACCTCCAGGGACTGGGGTACTTCGAGGATGTCAACGTGGGTTTCGACTCTCCCGATAACCAGATTGATGTCTTAGACATGATCCTCACGGTCAGGGAAAAGAAGACTGCTGCTATCGGATTCAACATAGGTTATGGGACGGAGACTGGAGTCAGTGGAGGTATTTCCTTCACCGAAAACAACTTGAACGGACTGGGGCACCAGCTCAACATCGGTTTCGAAGAGGGAGACGAGGCCAGTTATTGGGCCACCTACGCGAGTCCTTATATGGATAAGCGCACCTATGGCTGGCGAGTGGGCATCACCTACCGTGATTTCATCGATCAGTATTACTTTCACAACGAGGAAAAACAATTCGAATACGACGAGACCAACTTTGGGATTTCCGCGGGATTAGGCAAGAAGTTCGGTCGTGAGGAAGAGTGGTCCTGGTTTTTCTCTCTCAACTGGCGGGATGTAACCTACGATAACATCCATAGAGGCATCACGAATTACTACGACGATTTGACTATGTGGGACGGCGTGAATTTCTCCGGCGAGTTGCTGTTCACGCTGGATAAACGCGACCCCTACCTGCCCTATTCCAAGGGCATCGTCTGGGAAACGACTTTGGAACAGGCGGCGGAGGTGCTCGGAGGCGACTATAATTATCTGAAGTACTGGACTCAGGCCCGTTACTACATGCCTCTCAATCGATACGTGGATGGTATTATCGACACGGAGGGCATGTGGGGAGAGGAGAATCCGATCCTTTTGGCGGCCCGTGTGCGGATCGGCTCGTCCACGGTAGACGATCTTCCCGCCTTTGCTCGTTACACCTTGGGGGGCATGAACACCCTTCGTGGTTATCACAGCCGAACCTTCGAGGGTAGCAACGTTATCTTAGGGAACTTCGAGCTCCGGGTGCCCGTGCAAAAAAACTTCGAGCTTGTGGGTTTCTACGACGTGGGGAACGCGGCGGATAGCATGGATTGGAGCGAATACTACGACAACTACGGCCTTGGCCTGCGGGTGAAAACCCCCTTGGGACAGATTCGCCTGGACTACGCTGTGGGTGGCGATGAAAACAGAACCTATTTCGGCTTCGGCCAGATGTTCTGAGACCCGCCCTTTATCGACAAGGAATTTTACTTGTAGGGCTGTGGCGGCTGGTTGTCTGGCTACAGCCCTTTTTTTTAGCGCCCCCTTTCTCACGACGTCCCTGGCCGCGATGAAAGTCGAAATGAAAGCCGAAATGGAGTCCAAACTAGAACTCGATGGTGTACCCAGTTGGCTCGAAGCCCACGTTGCCCGTGGCCTCTTGGCTGTATGGGAGGAGATCTCGGCAGGGGACGCGAGGTTTCGTTTGGAGACTTTGGCGTTGGTGGCCAGCCGCCTTTTTCCCGGCTATGACATAACTGTGGATACCGAGAGCAAGGTAAGCCAAGGTTGCCCATTGAAACTATTGAAACTATTGAAGCCCCACGTCTCTTTTAAAGCTCGGAATCCGGTGGAGTGGAGCGCCAGTTTGGCTTTACCGGAGCTGCGAGATCCGGTTATTTCGTGGTTCGAGAGGGATACGTCAGGCATGGTGGACGAAGTGGCGCCTCTTTTGAAGGGGACGCCGGTAGAGGTTCTCACTTGGGCGGATTCCGCGCTGAAGGACCGGATTGGAGAGATTGTGAAACGCCGATTACCGGGTTGGGACTTTTCCCTCTTGGCACATTTAGACAGCGACCTCAACGATCCAGCCCGGAGCGCAGGAACCCTTCAAATTTCTTTTCGCCCCCGTCAGCCCCTGGTGCTGGCCGTAACGCCCTCCATCTTTTCCACCACCCTGCCTGTCATGTTTCAGTCGGACCTGACGGTGAAGCTCATCCCCGGCCTTTCGTCAATCATTGGTTTGCCGGTAGAGTGGATCACCGTTCACCGGGAGGACGCGGAACTCTTGGCCCGGAGCTTGTTGAAGGATCGCAACACCGTCTCGAACACCCGCTCTCGAGTAGATGTAGTGTTTATGCCTGATCAAGTCTCCAAGGTAGATGCCATAGTGAACAGCGAACGATTTATTTTCCAGGTCTGGATAGCAGCCTACGCGGGAGTCAAGGAACGTTACCCCGAACTGGGACTATTGGCGGGTTGGAATACGCGACAATGGTCGGGGATTGACTTGGAACTTTACAACGAGGCGGTGGTAGACATCGGAGAGTTCGGCCTTACGAACCGTCTGGGGCTACGCTTCCCTCTGGGGCGTCAATTTCGCCTAGGAATCGAGATGGAATGGCCGGAGCAGAATATCTGGTACCGGGCCTGGTGGGATTCCGGAGGCATCCGGCGCCTTTATGCCTGGTGGCGTTATAGTGACGAGGGAGGACACAACGCGGCCCTGGGGTATCGTATCGACGAACACCTCTCGATGGAACTCCACTATGACGGCCGCTACGACGAAAAAGTGGGGATAAGAGGCGTCTTACTGCTGTAGGGCGTGCTCACGAAGCAGAGCATGGACTTCGCTAGCTTGAACGTTTACGATAAAGCGATGAGAAAGCCAACGGCTTCAGCCGTTGGATGAGAATCGCAACGCCGCTAACAAAAGATGTTGACAAAATTTGGAAGGAGAAAAAAGCAGCCGAAATGAAGCGGAATTTTGAGACGACCCTTTCAAAACTGGGCGAGGCGTTGGGCCTAGAGGTGGTTGGAGATGGGAGCCGCGTCATTCGAGGCGTTGCGTCTCCCGAAGAAGGAGATCCTCATACTCTGTGCGTAGTCTGGGACGCAAAAAGCCTGGGCATCATTCGAAGTCACGGTGGCGAGGACGTTCCCCTGCTGGCAAAACCGGAGTTTTTGGTAGGTTTAAAGGGATGGTTGGGTCTCTCCTCCCAGAATCCGCGGAAAAATTTGCCCGCCTTGTTGAAGTTTTTTATTCCTTCCGAGCCGGCGCCAAGGGGCATTCACCCCTTCGCCGAGGTCTCCCCCAAGGCCACAGTGTCCGAAGACGCTTGGGTGGGTCCCTTTTGCGTGGTGGAGCCCGGCGCCTCCGTGGCGGCGGAGGTCCAGCTCCAAGCCAACGTCTACGTGGGACGGGAGAGCCGCGTGGGATCTGGAACCGTGTTGGAGCCCCACGTGACGTTGATGGCCGGAACTCAGGTGGGGAAAAACTGCCTGATTCACGCGGGTTGCGTCCTGGGGTGTGACGGGTTCGGCTTCATCCCCTCCCCGGAGGGCATCCTCAAGATTCCCCAGGTGGGCAACGTGACCGTGGGTGATGAGGTGGAAATAGGGGCCTGCGCTACCATAGATCGGGGTACTATTGGGGATACTGTTATAGGTGACGGAACCAAGATCGACAACCACGTTCAGATCGGACACAACGTCAGGATCGGAAAAAACTGTGTTATCTGTGCCATGAGCGGCATCGGAGGCAGTTCCGTTGTGGAAGACGGGGTCACGATCTCTGCTCAGGCTGGAGTTTCCGACCATGTCCGTGTCGGGAAAGGGGCGATCTTGGCAGGCAGAGCGGGCGCTACCAGCGGCATTCAGCCGGGTATGGTTGTTTCGGGTTTCCCCGCACGTCCCCACAGCGAAGCGAAACGAGCCCAGGTTTTGACGATGCGTTTGCCTGAACTTTACGAGCGTCTTCGGCGGCTGGAACGCGCGGTTTGGGGAAATCATCGGGACGACATAGGAGAGCAAAATAAAAGGGAGAAAAGCGAAAAATGAAGTATCGCCGACTAACGCAACCTCTTTTTCGCCAAGGTAGAGGGCTGCACTCGGGACGAGAGTACGCTCTCACCATTGAGCCTTTCGATGGAGCCTTGTCTCTGGAAATAGAAGGTCAACGGTCTTCTTTATCTCAGTTGGCTCTTTCGGGAACTGGGCGGGGGTCCGATTTGATCTTTCCAGACGGAAAACGAGTGCGTACTTGTGAACATGTTTTGTCGGCTTTAGCTGGCCTGGGGGTATGGCGAGCAAAGCTGATCGTGACGGGACCGGGACCCGATTTGGAGATGCCGGGACTTGACGGCTGTGCCCTAGACCTGGCAAGGGAAATTCTGGAAAAGTCCGTTTCTGTCCAGCCTGCCCAAGAACCCCTCCCCTTTCGCCTGTCCTGCCCCATCCAGGTCGGCGGTCCTATCCGGGACGCACCCTCTAGTTTCGTGATCGCGCTGCCGTCGCCGTCCTTTCACGTCACTTACGTAATCGACTACGACGCCGCTCCGATCGGGACCCAGATTTTTGATTACTTTGATCCCTCGGAGGACTCCGAGACTTGGAACTATTACCTGAGGGAGATAGCTCCGGCCCGCACCTTCGCGTTGAGGAAGGACATAGACGCGTTGCGCGCCGCGGGCTTGGCCTTAGGCGGGTCTCTGAACAACGCAATTCTGGTGGACGAAGGAGGCGTAGAGACGGTGGGGGGGCTGCGTTTTCGGGACGAATTCGCGCGTCACAAAGTCTTGGATCTTCTGGGAGACCTGGCCAATTTGGGCCGGCCAGTGGCGGCTCACGTGGTAGCTGTTCGTTCCGGGCACGCGCAACATCTGCAAATGGTAGAAAGGCTTCGCGCTGTGGCGCGATAAATTCGAATTTTTGGGGGTCGCTTATGGATATTATGACAATTATGAGAATGTTGCGCCACCGCTATCCTTTCTTGATGGTGGATCGCATTCTGGAGTACAGTGAAAATCACGTTGTGGGTTACAAAAACGTTACGATCAACGAACCCTTCTTTCAGGGGCATTTTCCCGGAGAACCGGTGATGCCAGGTGTCCTGATCCTCGAAGCAATGGGGCAGGTGGCGTCGATACTGGTCGCCGTGCGCATGGGAGATTCTCAGAGGGGAACGATCGCTTTTCTTACCGGCGTTGACAGGGCGAAGTTCCGTAAGCCGGTGCGTCCCGGTGACAAGCTCGTCACACGGGCGGAACTAACGAAAGTGCGCGGTATCGTGGGCAAGGCCAAGGTCACGGGCTACGTGGACGATGTGGTGGTGGCGGAAGCGGAGTTGAGCTTCATGCTCGGCTCTACCCTCAAGAAGAACGGCGCGCCGGGGGAGGAGGAAAAAGGGGAATGAGCGTCACGATTCATCCGACCGCTATCGTTTCCCCTTCAGCGGAACTGGGCGATGGGGTTCGCGTTGGACCTTACTGTGTCGTGGAAGGGAAGGTCGTCATCGGGGCAAACACGATTTTGGGAGCTTTTGTCAGCGTACACGACCAAGTTTCTATCGGGACAAACTGCCGTATTCACGAATACGTCGCTCTAGGGGGCGACCCTCAAGACCACGGATACAAGGGAGAGGAATCCTGGGTTCGTATCGGGAACGACAACATCATCCGCGAGAACGTCACCATCAACCGAGCTACGGGCGAGGGTTGCGAAACGCTGGTGGGAGATGGGTGTTTTATTATGGACGGCGTGCACCTGGCCCACAACGTGCGGTTGGGGAGTCATGTGACCATCGCCAATAAAGTGGGAATCTCCGGCCACGTCACTGTAGGCGATTACACCGTGTTCGGAGGAATGGCCGGAGTGCACCAATTCGTCCGCATCGGGAGTTACTGCATGATCGGTGGGCTGTACCGGGTCACGAAAGACGTCCCCCATTTCACACTGGCTTCGGGGGAGCCCTTGCGCCTGATGGGACTGAACTCCGTAGGGCTGAAACGGGCCCGCTTTTCGCCCGAAACCCTGGAGGAAATCCGGACTTTCTACCGAGAGCTTTACAGCAAGAGGCGAACCTTCACCCAGTCTCTGCAAGACGCTCTGGAGAAAAAAGCCTCTTATGGCCCTGAAATTCAGCGTATTCTGGAGTTTTACGAGGGTTCTAGGCGAGGGATCACCTTCTGGGGCGGCCGTAACCGTAAAAACCGGTATGGCCCGCTATCGTGTTCTTGAGAGGGTTTGGGGCATGGTCGACTAGGAATTATAACGTTTTTATATCGGTTATATAAATCGGTTATATAATTTGTGTTCGAGGAGGCACGCGATGGAGAATAGAGAGATGGAGAATGGAGAAATGAAGAATGCAGAAATGAAGAATGCAGATCGGAAGAAAGAGCACCATGGATACGAAGAGATCATAAAATTAGAAAGTCTGTGGGGAGAGAAACTCCGGCGCTACGCGGAGCTTCTGGCTTCTTACGCGGCGGCGCGTCTGACGGGTTCTCGGGACGTGGAAGAGCTTTACAACCTCCACGTCAGAGACTCCCTCTATTCTGTGCCCTTATTGCCCAAAGCGGGCAAGGTCATCGACGTGGGCAGCGGCGGGGGGTTGCCCGGCATGGTGTGGGCCCTGTGCCGCCCCGACCTGTCCGTGACACTTCTGGACAGCGCTCGAAAGAAGTGTCGCGCCCTGTCGGAGATGGCGAAAGAGTTGAAGCTCGAAAATGTCTCCGTAATCTGGGGACGCTGCGAAGAACACGCCCTCGTCGCCCGCGAAACGTATGCCCTTGTTGAGGCCCGAGCGTTGGCTCATACGGGAGTTCTGGCCGAGTATTTATCTCCGCTGGCGGCGCCGGGCGGGCGTCTCTTGGCCTTCAAAGGCCCAAAGGGCCTAGAGGAACTGGAAGAACTAACCGAGGCGGGCAACAAATGGGACGAATTGGCTCTATCCTCGCCCGACCTGATACCCTATGGCCCTCAGGACAGGAGTTA from the Synergistaceae bacterium genome contains:
- a CDS encoding AAA family ATPase translates to MDLRKAKNDIEREMEALRSKIEILEASHSGFVVVQAQRDGARSASVEGSNPQAEVSKGEKKEKNMKVVSIINYKGGVGKTTITSNIATYAASKGKRVLMIDLDPQTNLTLSFMTNEKWIESYAEEKTLRNFFCPILNGTGPTTPLSSLVIPLKIEDVDLSLISSHLELISVDTDLAMCLGGGNEQILKYNFLTVHNYLRNAIRTLEGDYDMVLIDCPPSFNTVVKNALTASDFYLVPAKMDYLSTLGIEQLHRNSNLYVEKHNQFVEEVGKPFTNIFPKTLGVVPTMLSLYGRSPIASNQLYLGQVAQRGYHLFPGLRENTNIYAPAPNDGIPVYLTHSASSALPGIIAEIADLSEEFIAKAGL
- a CDS encoding histidine phosphatase family protein → MSEKNFGDAFHDRNIVRNIVLMRHGRTDWNDAHRFQGRTDIPLNDKGLAQAEKTADRLAKWPVDAVYTSPMIRACQTAQPIANRHGRKPIVLNDLVEVDFGPWENQSFENIRCQYPDLMRKWMKDPFFRAPEGAETWESIRIRAERAIEVVLREEGKRVVVVSHGGIMRALFSVLLGLDPHVVWNIKASNCALNGIEVRKDQTLLAFSNDELHLKEELTDITLPVW
- a CDS encoding BamA/TamA family outer membrane protein, giving the protein MTRRWGGWRFAVLCFVLLTSHGVAWAADSQVVSVGVRGNEQVTLEYILGVVETKAGDPLDRDRLQRDIEAIYNQGFFSFVDVDLSASLEGVTVVYSVMENPVVEEIIFTGNTVYKSEDLMKEVFTQKGAVFNRVFFRNDLDRIQEKYHKDGYVMARVADVNIQGGFIEVQIVEPRVGDIIIQGNRKTKTYVIRRQIKMQKGDLFNVIQFRHQLGNLQGLGYFEDVNVGFDSPDNQIDVLDMILTVREKKTAAIGFNIGYGTETGVSGGISFTENNLNGLGHQLNIGFEEGDEASYWATYASPYMDKRTYGWRVGITYRDFIDQYYFHNEEKQFEYDETNFGISAGLGKKFGREEEWSWFFSLNWRDVTYDNIHRGITNYYDDLTMWDGVNFSGELLFTLDKRDPYLPYSKGIVWETTLEQAAEVLGGDYNYLKYWTQARYYMPLNRYVDGIIDTEGMWGEENPILLAARVRIGSSTVDDLPAFARYTLGGMNTLRGYHSRTFEGSNVILGNFELRVPVQKNFELVGFYDVGNAADSMDWSEYYDNYGLGLRVKTPLGQIRLDYAVGGDENRTYFGFGQMF
- a CDS encoding sigma-70 family RNA polymerase sigma factor produces the protein MEREREKALWSLCREGSPEAREELIIAYRPLVFWLAGKFKVYPALRQDVVQEGMLALISAVDRFAPERDLRFTTYAYHRIRGQMINLLDRSERRAPIPVDDDQLFVEQPELPDEEWVDVAESIDHLEGKEALVVSALFFEGKHPSEVADEQKIDVSHVYRLRRNAVTKIRAWLGLAASQTP
- the groL gene encoding chaperonin GroEL (60 kDa chaperone family; promotes refolding of misfolded polypeptides especially under stressful conditions; forms two stacked rings of heptamers to form a barrel-shaped 14mer; ends can be capped by GroES; misfolded proteins enter the barrel where they are refolded when GroES binds) — translated: MAKILAFSEDARRAMLRGIDKVADTVGVTLGPKGRNVVLEKKFGSPTITNDGVTIAKEIELEDPFENAGAQLLKEVASKTNDIAGDGTTTATIFSRAIIREGMKNVAAGANGMQMRSGIEKAIDFVVEELKKKSIPVKEKEKIAQVAAISANDAGVGALISEAMAKVGEEGVITVEDSQTVGTTLEMVEGLQFDKGYISPYMVTDGERMETSFDDAYILIHDGKISNIKDLLPVLEKVVQTGKPLVIIAEDVEGEALATLVVNKLRGVMQVVAVKAPGFGDRRKAMLADIAIVTGGQVISEEVGLKFENTELSMLGKAKKVRITKEDTTITQGAGNPDEIRKRASQIKKEIEDSTSDYDKEKLQERLAKLVGGVAVIQVGSATETEQKELKHRIEDALNATRAAVEEGIVAGGGVAPINCSGALEGFVAKLEGDVKTGAQIVLKALKAPLF
- the groES gene encoding co-chaperone GroES, translated to MNLKPLGDRIVVKVLSREEKTKGGIVLPDTAKEKPTEGEVMAIGSGKVLDNGQKLPIEVKVGDRIIFSKYAGTEVKIDSEEYVIFSERDVLAIIEK